In Amaranthus tricolor cultivar Red isolate AtriRed21 chromosome 3, ASM2621246v1, whole genome shotgun sequence, a single window of DNA contains:
- the LOC130807532 gene encoding glucan endo-1,3-beta-glucosidase-like, translating into MKTHSNISSLVCFFLFVPFSLSNAAPVGICYGRVANNLPSPSTIVSLLQENSIPMVRIFKPDPEVLQSFSDSEISLMIGVPNEILPSLGTNSFEYSLQWLQDNILNFIPPTQIKYLAVGNEVFLKDPYYSQYLYPSICNLNQALKTLDLDQIIKISSPISSSVLTNSFPPSNGSFNHDHLQQIIPLLQFLTETNSPLMVNVYPFYSYITNKKDIGLDYALFNTKGVLLDNNGLLYDNLFDATLDSFVAAMEKEGYNGVRMMVAETGWPTDGGEAASFDNARVYNGNVAMRALRDVGTPKRPSVGVEVFLFDLFDENEKFGVEYERHFGVFQLNGVKAYDVSFSLM; encoded by the exons ATGAAAACACATTCTAATATTTCTTCACTTGTTTGTTTTTTCCTATTCGTCCCATTCTCACTATCTAATG CTGCACCAGTTGGAATATGCTATGGAAGAGTAGCAAACAACCTTCCATCACCATCCACCATTGTTTCTCTTCTCCAAGAAAACTCAATTCCAATGGTTAGAATCTTCAAACCAGACCCAGAAGTATTACAATCTTTCTCAGATTCAGAAATTTCCTTAATGATTGGTGTTCCAAATGAAATATTACCTTCATTAGGAACTAATTCTTTTGAATACTCCCTTCAATGGCTTCAAGATAACATCTTAAATTTTATCCCACCAACCCAGATCAAATACTTAGCAGTTGGTAATGAAGTTTTCTTAAAAGATCCATATTATTCCCAATATTTATATCCATCAATTTGTAATCTTAATCAAGCATTAAAAACCCTAGATTTAGATCAAATAATCAAGATTTCATCCCCAATTTCATCCTCTGTTCTTACAAATTCTTTCCCTCCTTCAAATGGGTCTTTTAATCATGATCATTTACAACAAATCATCCCATTATTACAGTTTTTAACAGAAACAAATTCCCCATTAATGGTTAATGTTTACCCTTTTTATAGCTACATAACTAACAAAAAAGATATTGGATTAGATTATGCTCTGTTTAACACCAAAGGTGTGTTATTGGATAATAATGGGTTGTTGTATGATAACTTGTTTGATGCTACATTGGATTCGTTCGTGGCGGCGATGGAGAAGGAAGGTTATAATGGTGTTCGGATGATGGTGGCGGAGACTGGGTGGCCGACCGATGGCGGCGAAGCGGCGAGTTTTGACAATGCAAGGGTGTATAATGGGAATGTTGCTATGAGAGCATTAAGAGATGTTGGTACTCCAAAAAGGCCTAGTGTTGGTGTGGAGgttttcttgtttgatttgtttgatgAGAATGAGAAGTTTGGGGTTGAATATGAAAGGCATTTTGGGGTTTTTCAATTGAATGGTGTTAAGGCTTATGATGTTAGCTTTAGCTTAATGTGA